In Sphaeramia orbicularis chromosome 1, fSphaOr1.1, whole genome shotgun sequence, a genomic segment contains:
- the LOC115421091 gene encoding myosin-9-like isoform X2, with the protein MSDADKFLYGDRGSVNNPLAQADWASKKLVWVPSEKLGFEAGSLKEEHGEECVVELTDSGKKVKVNKDDIQKMNPPKFNKVEDMAELTCLNEASVLHNLKERYYSGLIYTYSGLFCVVINPYKYLPIYTEEIVVMYKGKKRHEMPPHIYAIADTAYRSMMQDREDQSILCTGESGAGKTENTKKVIQYLAHVASSSKSKKDQGELEKQLLQANPILEAFGNAKTVKNDNSSRFGKFIRINFDVNGYIVGANIETYLLEKSRAIRQAKDERSFHIFYYLLTGAGDKLRSELCLEEYSKYRFLSNGNLTIPGQQDKDMFTETIDAFQIMGIPEDERTGLLKVVSAVLQLGNMTFKKERHSDQASMPDDTAAQKVCHLLGINVTEFTRAILSPRIKVGRDYVQKAQTQEQAEFAVEALAKASYERMFRWLVMRINKALDKTKRQGASFIGILDIAGFEIFELNSFEQLCINYTNEKLQQLFNHTMFILEQEEYQREGIEWSFIDFGLDLQPCIDLIEKPAGPPGILALLDEECWFPKATDKTFVEKVVQEQGRHPKFQKPKKLKDDVDFCIFHYAGKVDYKADEWLMKNMDPLNECVAALLNNSTDKFTADLWRDMDRIVGLDKVAGMSDSMHGAFKTRKGMFRTVGQLYKEQLTNLMDTLRNTNPNFVRCIIPNHEKKAGKLEPHLVLDQLRCNGVLEGIRICRQGFPNRIVFQEFRQRYEILTPNAIPKGFMDGKQASALMIEALELDPNLYRIGQSKVFFRAGVLAHLEEERDMKITDVIISFQAWCRGYVARKAFAKRQQQLTAMKVIQRNCAAYLKLRNWQWWRLFTKVKPLLQVTRQEEEMLAKEEELVKVKEKQLQAEEHLQELELKHQQLHSEKLALQEQLQAETELCAEAEEMRARLATRKQELEEILHDLESRLEEEEERVTQMHTERKKMQQNITDLEQQLDEEEAARQKLQLEKVNMDSKLKEIEENMAILDDQNNKLNKEKKLLEERISEFTTNLAEEEEKSKCLQKLKNKHEAMITDLEDRLRKEEKQRQELEKNRRKLEGDSTELNDQIADLQAQIAELRAQLAKKEEELHAALARIEEEAAAKNMAHKKIRELEAQISELQEDLELERQARTKAEKHRRDLGEELEALKTELEDTLDTTAAQQELRSKRETEVAQLKKTLEEDAKIHEQQMADMRQKHNQAFDELNEQLEQAKRNKVSVEKAKQALESEWNELQIELKTLTQSKGDSEHRRKKAESQVQELQTKFGETERQRQELSEKMAKMQSELDNVNSLLSEAEGKSIKSSKDLSTVESQLQDTQELLQEETRQKLALSTRVRQMEDEQNSLREMLEEEEESKKNVEKQVSVLQTQLADLKKKQEQDALSLEASEEGRKRVQREMENILQQLEEKSAAYDKLDKTKKRLQQELDDQIVEQDNVRQMVSNLERKQKKFDQMLAEEKTISTQYAEERDKAEAEAREKETRALTLARDLEVMTDLKDELDRANKLLKAEMEDLVSSKDDVGKSVHELERSKRAMDQQLEEMRVQLEELEDELQATEDAKLRLEVNMQAMKAQFDRDLQARDEQGEEKKRALTRQVREMEVELEEERKQRTQALSTKRKMEMDLAELELQIDGANKARDDALKQLKKLQALMKEQMRELDELRLARDDAVGVAKETEKKLKAMEADTLHLQEDLATAERLRRQAQAERDELQEEINSSNTKNSLLTDEKRRLEARIAQLEEELEEEQINTEMVNDRLRRANLQSEQLTTELAAERSTSQRLEGTRSQLDRQNKELKLKQQELEGTIKSKYKSSIATLEAKIAQLEEQLDMESKERQQASRLARRAEKKLKETLLQVDDERRNTEQYKDQVDKLNSRMRQLKRQLEESEEEVTRANASRRKLQRELDDANESADAMNREVSNLKSKLRRGDLPISLRRTMNRSGLDSDEDLDVQTETPEPAAE; encoded by the exons ATGTCGGATGCAGACAAATTCCTGTATGGGGACCGCGGCTCGGTGAACAACCCCCTGGCCCAGGCCGACTGGGCCTCCAAGAAGTTGGTGTGGGTCCCCTCTGAGAAGCTGGGCTTTGAAGCCGGCTCCCTCAAAGAGGAGCATGGAGAGGAGTGTGTGGTGGAGCTGACGGACTCTGGCAAGAAG GTGAAAGTAAACAAGGATGACATTCAGAAGATGAACCCACCCAAGTTCAATAAGGTGGAGGACATGGCCGAGCTCACCTGCCTGAACGAAGCCTCTGTGCTGCACAACCTGAAGGAGAGATACTACTCTGGACTAATTTAT ACGTACTCTGGTCTCTTCTGTGTTGTGATTAACCCGTACAAGTATCTGCCCATCTACACTGAGGAGATCGTTGTTATGTACAAGGGCAAGAAGAGACATGAGATGCCCCCTCACATCTATGCCATCGCTGACACTGCCTACAGGAGCATGATGCAGG ATCGTGAGGACCAGTCCATCCTTTGCAC TGGGGAGTCTGGAgcaggaaaaacagaaaatactaaAAAAGTCATTCAGTATCTGGCTCATGTTGCCTCGTCCTCCAAGTCCAAGAAAGACCAG GGGGAACTGGAGAAACAACTGTTGCAAGCAAACCCCATCCTGGAGGCCTTTGGCAATGCTAAGACTGTCAAGAATGACAACTCTTCAAGATTT GGAAAATTTATCAGGATTAACTTTGATGTCAACGGGTATATTGTTGGAGCCAACATTGAAACTT ACCTGTTGGAGAAGTCTCGAGCCATCAGACAAGCTAAAGATGAGAGGAGTTTCCACATCTTCTACTACTTGTTGACAGGAGCAGGGGACAAGCTGCGCT CCGAGTTGTGTTTGGAGGAATACAGCAAGTACCGTTTCCTGTCCAATGGAAACCTGACAATCCCAGGCCAACAGGATAAGGACATGTTCACCGAGACCATAGACGCGTTTCAGATCATGGGCATCCCAGAAGACGAAAGGACAG GTCTGTTGAAGGTGGTGTCAGCTGTTCTCCAGTTGGGGAACATGACCTTCAAGAAGGAGCGACACTCTGACCAGGCCTCCATGCCCGATGACACTG CTGCTCAGAAAGTGTGTCATCTGCTTGGCATCAACGTGACTGAATTCACACGGGCCATTCTGTCTCCCAGAATCAAG GTTGGCAGGGACTATGTGCAGAAGGCCCAGACTCAGGAGCAGGCCGAGTTCGCCGTCGAGGCTCTGGCCAAAGCCTCTTACGAGAGAATGTTCCGCTGGCTCGTCATGAGAATCAATAAAGCCTTGGACAAGACCAAGAGGCAGGGAGCGTCCTTCATCGGCATACTGGACATCGCTGGATTTGAGATCTTTGAG TTGAACTCATTTGAGCAGCTCTGTATCAACTACACCAATGAGAAGCTGCAGCAGCTCTTCAACCACACCATGTTCATCCTGGAGCAGGAGGAGTACCAGAGGGAGGGCATCGAGTGGAGCTTCATCGACTTCGGCCTCGACCTGCAGCCCTGCATCGACCTCATTGAAAAGCCT GCCGGTCCACCAGGTATCCTAGCTCTGCTGGATGAGGAGTGCTGGTTTCCCAAAGCTACAGACAAGACCTTTGTGGAGAAAGTGGTCCAGGAGCAGGGGAGGCACCCCAAGTTCCAGAAACCCAAAAAACTAAAGGATGACGTTGATTTCTGCATTTTCCACTATGCTGGAAAG GTGGACTATAAAGCAGACGAATGGCTGATGAAAAACATGGATCCTCTGAATGAGTGTGTCGCTGCTTTGCTCAACAACTCCACAGATAAATTCACTGCTGACCTTTGGAGAGACA TGGACCGTATTGTCGGCTTAGATAAGGTGGCAGGAATGTCAGACTCGATGCACGGTGCGTTCAAAACCCGCAAAGGCATGTTTCGCACTGTGGGCCAGTTGTACAAGGAACAGCTGACTAACCTTATGGACACGCTGAGGAACACCAACCCTAACTTTGTCCGCTGCATCATCCCCAACCACGAGAAAAAG GCAGGTAAACTGGAGCCGCACCTGGTTCTGGACCAACTCAGATGTAATGGAGTCCTAGAGGGGATTCGTATCTGCAGACAGGGCTTCCCCAACCGCATCGTCTTCCAGGAGTTCAGACAGAG GTATGAAATCCTCACTCCAAATGCAATTCCAAAAGGCTTTATGGATGGCAAGCAAGCCAGCGCGCTCATG ATCGAAGCCTTAGAGCTGGACCCGAACCTGTACCGCATCGGTCAAAGTAAAGTTTTCTTCAGGGCCGGAGTCCTCGCCCACCTGGAGGAGGAGCGAGACATGAAGATCACCGACGTCATCATCAGCTTTCAGGCTTGGTGCAGAGGATACGTGGCTCGCAA agCATTTGCCAAGAGACAGCAGCAGCTGACGGCCATGAAAGTCATCCAAAGAAACTGTGCTGCTTATCTTAAACTCAGGAACTGGCAGTGGTGGAGGCTCTTCACCAAG GTGAAGCCTCTGCTGCAGGTGACTCGACAGGAGGAGGAGATGCTGGCCAAAGAGGAGGAGCTGGTCAAAGTGAAGGAGAAACAGTTACAGGCTGAGGAACATCTTCAAGAATTGGAGTTAAAGCATCAACAG CTGCACTCTGAGAAACTAGCCCTCCAAGAGCAGCTCCAGGCAGAGACCGAACTGTGTGCTGAGGCAGAGGAGATGAGAGCTCGTCTGGCCACCAGGAAGCAGGAGCTGGAGGAGATCCTGCATGACCTGGAGTCTCGtttggaggaggaagaagagagggtCACCCAGATGCACACGGAGAGGAAAAAGATGCAGCAGAACATCACG GACCTGGAGCAGCAGCTGGATGAAGAGGAGGCAGCCCGACAGAAGCTTCAGCTGGAGAAGGTGAACATGGACAGCAAGCTAAAAGAGATTGAGGAGAACATGGCGATACTGGATGACCAGAACAACAAGCTCAACAAG GAGAAGAAACTGCTGGAAGAGCGTATCTCTGAGTTTACCACCAATCTggctgaagaagaggagaagtcTAAGTGCTTgcaaaaactgaagaataaaCATGAAGCTATGATCACAGATTTAGAAG ATCGTTTAAGAAAAGAGGAGAAACAGCGTCAGGAACTGGAGAAAAACCGTCGTAAGCTGGAAGGAGACTCCACTGAGCTTAATGACCAGATCGCAGATCTGCAGGCTCAGATTGCTGAACTTCGAGCTCAGCTCGCTAAGAAGGAGGAGGAACTCCATGCTGCACTGGCCAG GATTGAGGAGGAGGCTGCAGCCAAAAACATGGCCCACAAGAAGATCAGGGAGCTGGAGGCTCAAATCTCTGAACTGCAGGAGGATCTGGAGCTGGAGAGACAGGCTCGCACCAAGGCTGAGAAACACCGCAGAGACCTTGGAGAGGAGCTGGAGGCCCTGAAGACGGAGCTGGAAGACACTCTGGACACCACTGCAGCACAGCAGGAGCTCAG ATCAAAGCGTGAGACAGAGGTTGCACAACTTAAGAAGACTTTGGAGGAAGACGCTAAGATCCATGAACAGCAGATGGCTGACATGAGGCAGAAACACAATCAGGCATTTGACGAGCTCAACGAACAGCTGGAACAAGCTAAAAGG AATAAAGTGTCAGTGGAAAAAGCCAAGCAGGCCCTGGAGAGTGAGTGGAATGAGCTGCAGATTGAGCTGAAGACTCTAACACAAAGCAAAGGGGACTCAGAACATCGCCGCAAAAAGGCCGAATCCCAGGTTCAAGAGTTACAGACAAAATTCGGAGAAACTGAGCGGCAGAGGCAGGAGCTGTCTGAAAAGATGGCCAAGATGCAG TCGGAGCTCGACAACGTCAACAGCCTCCTGAGTGAAGCAGAAGGCAAGAGCATCAAATCCAGCAAAGACTTGTCTACGGTTGAATCCCAGCTGCAGGATACACAG GAGCTGCTCCAGGAGGAGACCCGTCAGAAACTCGCCCTCTCAACCCGCGTCAGGCAGATGGAGGATGAACAGAACAGTCTGCGGGAGATgctggaggaagaagaggagagcaAAAAGAACGTGGAAAAGCAGGTCTCCGTTCTGCAGACCCAG CTTGCTGACCTAAAGAAGAAACAGGAGCAAGATGCGTTGTCTCTAGAGGCATCAGAGGAGGGACGCAAGCGAGTCCAGCGAGAGATGGAGAACattctgcagcagctggaggagaAGAGCGCAGCATACGACAAACTGGATAAGACCAAAAAACGCTTACAGCAGGAGCTGGACGACCAAATAGTGGAACAGGACAACGTGAGGCAGATGGTTTCCAACCTGGAGAGGAAGCAGAAGAAGTTTGACCAG ATGCTGGCAGAGGAGAAAACAATTTCTACTCAGTATGCTGAGGAGCGTGACAAGGCAGAAGCCGAGGCCAGGGAAAAGGAGACCCGAGCGCTTACACTGGCCCGTGACCTGGAGGTCATGACAGACCTGAAGGATGAGCTGGATCGGGCCAATAAGCTGCTCAAGGCTGAGATGGAGGACTTGGTCTCCTCTAAAGATGATGTCGGCAAGAGT GTTCATGAGCTGGAGAGATCAAAACGTGCCATGGACCAACAACTTGAAGAGATGAGGGTTCAGCTGGAGGAGTTGGAGGATGAACTGCAGGCCACAGAGGATGCCAAACTGCGTCTGGAGGTCAACATGCAGGCCATGAAGGCTCAGTTTGACCGAGACCTGCAGGCCAGAGACGAGCagggagaggagaagaagagggcgCTCACTAGACAG gTGCGTGAGATGGAGGTTGAGTTGGAAGAGGAACGCAAGCAGCGCACCCAGGCACTGTCCACCAAGAGGAAAATGGAGATGGACTTGGCAGAGCTGGAACTCCAGATTGATGGTGCCAATAAGGCCCGAGATGACGCTCTCAAACAGCTGAAAAAACTGCAG GCCCTGATGAAAGAACAGATGCGAGAGTTGGATGAGCTGCGTTTGGCCAGAGACGATGCAGTTGGCGTTGCCAAGGAGACGGAGAAGAAGCTGAAGGCCATGGAGGCAGACACCCTGCACCTACAGGAG GACTTGGCTACAGCAGAAAGACTTAGAAGACAGGCTCAGGCCGAGAGAGACGAGCTCCAGGAAGAAATCAACAGCAGCAACACTAAGAA TTCGCTGCTGACAGATGAGAAAAGACGACTGGAAGCTCGTATTGCTCAGCTAGAGGAGGAACTAGAGGAGGAGCAGATCAACACTGAGATGGTCAATGATCGTCTGAGAAGGGCCAACCTGCAG AGTGAGCAGCTGACCACAGAGCTGGCTGCAGAGCGCAGTACCTCCCAGCGCCTGGAGGGGACGCGCTCACAGCTCGATCGTCAGAACAAggagctgaagctgaagcagCAGGAGCTTGAAGGCACCATCAAGTCCAAGTACAAGTCATCCATTGCCACCCTGGAGGCTAAGATCGCTCAGCTGGAAGAACAGCTCGACATGGAGTCAAA GGAGCGTCAGCAGGCCTCCAGACTGGCCAGACGGGCAGAGAAGAAGCTGAAGGAAACGCTGCTACAGGTCGATGATGAGCGGCGCAACACTGAACAATACAAAGATCAG GTGGACAAGTTGAACAGCCGAATGCGTCAGCTGAAACGTCAGCTAGAGGAGTCTGAGGAAGAGGTGACGCGAGCCAACGCCTCCCGCAGGAAGCTGCAGAGGGAGCTGGATGACGCCAACGAGTCAGCGGACGCAATGAACCGAGAAGTCAGCAATCTGAAGAGCAAACTCAG ACGAGGTGATCTGCCGATTTCCTTACGTCGTACCATGAACCGCTCCGGCCTGGACAGTGACGAAGACCTGGATGTGCAGACGGAGACGCCTGAACCAGCGGCCGAGTGA